In one Neobacillus sp. CF12 genomic region, the following are encoded:
- a CDS encoding carbohydrate kinase, translating into MGKQGVISLGEAFVDYISTDSSNTKFRHLLGGATVNLAVGTSRLGLPAYYLCKLGTDSIGQFVEQELKKEGVNLDFSVRSDTKRMCGVYVHLTESGERNFHSYINHTPDEILREDELRRNVFEKTRIFYFGSGTLFQQKPKKTTESALKYAKEFSNLIAFDANLRLKRWESEDHCRKTVVSFLKHANIVKLAEDELNFLMETNSLEAGLEKLSKWDIPYLFITMGGKGACGVMNGNKVFSRAPKVDAIDTTGAGDAFMSGLLYCFHEKGMPEGKTELTEYLQFANRVGAAATTEIGSLTSRMDLMELRKLFNK; encoded by the coding sequence TTGGGAAAACAAGGAGTTATATCACTAGGAGAAGCTTTTGTAGATTATATATCAACTGATAGTTCCAATACAAAATTCCGACATCTGTTAGGAGGTGCTACTGTTAACCTGGCAGTCGGAACAAGCAGACTTGGGCTGCCTGCTTATTATTTGTGTAAATTGGGGACAGATTCAATCGGTCAATTTGTGGAACAAGAATTAAAAAAGGAAGGAGTCAATCTTGATTTTTCTGTTCGTTCTGATACGAAAAGAATGTGTGGGGTCTATGTACATCTGACAGAAAGCGGTGAGCGAAACTTCCATTCCTATATAAACCATACTCCAGATGAAATTTTAAGAGAAGACGAATTAAGAAGAAACGTTTTTGAAAAGACAAGAATTTTTTATTTTGGCTCCGGCACCCTTTTTCAACAAAAACCCAAGAAGACAACCGAGTCCGCACTAAAGTATGCTAAAGAATTTTCCAATCTAATCGCCTTTGATGCCAATCTTCGCTTAAAACGGTGGGAGAGCGAGGACCATTGCCGTAAAACAGTGGTTTCTTTCCTTAAACATGCTAATATCGTCAAGTTGGCTGAAGATGAGTTGAATTTTTTAATGGAAACAAATTCACTTGAGGCTGGATTGGAAAAATTATCAAAATGGGATATTCCTTACCTATTTATCACGATGGGAGGGAAAGGGGCTTGTGGAGTGATGAATGGAAACAAAGTTTTCAGCCGCGCTCCGAAGGTGGATGCAATTGATACAACCGGTGCAGGAGATGCTTTTATGTCCGGACTTTTATATTGCTTCCACGAAAAGGGAATGCCTGAAGGGAAAACGGAATTAACGGAGTATCTTCAATTTGCTAATCGTGTTGGTGCTGCAGCAACAACCGAAATTGGATCTTTAACTTCCCGAATGGATTTAATGGAGTTGAGAAAACTTTTTAATAAGTGA
- a CDS encoding M4 family metallopeptidase — protein MKKKFIIPVALSSAMLVGSIPVSSVFAQPADTKVVNSVQASKEWNEKASVPLFVKERFAEKFSSSTSFEALNYLKKNEAKTGINNPDKNLKVKSVKKDKLGMTHVRFNQAVNGVNVEGAEVVVHFNENNEVVSVNGRVNQTIAENAVDTAASLSSDTALKTALSSVNAPEELTYEPTTELVVLPFEGENYTAYKLNVNFMGDEPGNWFVFVDAKTGKVIDKYNGLMHADEVKTQKGAGKGVHGEHRELHITQVKEPNAGTKFALADYSHENLEGIVTYDAKNDNTSSNDTLYVGNSAAFIGDYDRALVDAHYNSEKVYEYYLNEHGRNSLDGEGMAIISRVHYGNNYNNASWNGRWMTYGDGDGVFMTSLSAGLDVAAHEMTHGVISHSANLVYRNQSGALNESFADVFGALVDDSDWEMGEDIMAPAAKAEGVTVLRSLSNPNSVVVSNEQRRAYSTNGGVYPDHMDEFYHMPTSVDGGGVHVNSSITNHAAYLIGQEIGREKLGQIYYRALTVYLTSNSDFSDARQAIVHSAIDLYGEGSEEVTAANAGFNAVGIH, from the coding sequence ATGAAGAAAAAGTTTATTATACCTGTAGCTCTGTCGTCAGCGATGTTGGTAGGTTCTATCCCAGTTAGTAGTGTTTTTGCGCAGCCGGCTGATACAAAGGTCGTTAATAGTGTACAAGCTTCTAAGGAATGGAATGAGAAGGCAAGTGTTCCATTATTCGTGAAGGAGCGATTTGCAGAGAAATTCTCATCAAGTACCTCTTTCGAAGCATTGAATTATTTGAAGAAAAACGAAGCCAAAACCGGAATTAATAATCCGGATAAGAATCTAAAAGTGAAGAGTGTAAAAAAAGATAAACTTGGTATGACCCACGTCCGCTTTAATCAGGCAGTAAATGGAGTAAATGTTGAAGGAGCCGAGGTTGTGGTTCATTTTAATGAGAATAATGAAGTGGTATCCGTCAACGGAAGAGTAAATCAGACGATTGCCGAGAATGCAGTAGACACGGCTGCCTCTTTAAGTAGTGATACTGCATTAAAGACGGCTTTATCATCTGTCAATGCTCCTGAAGAGCTGACCTATGAGCCAACTACTGAGCTTGTTGTCCTTCCTTTCGAAGGGGAAAATTATACAGCCTATAAACTAAATGTTAACTTCATGGGGGATGAGCCTGGAAACTGGTTTGTCTTTGTGGATGCAAAAACAGGAAAAGTCATCGACAAGTATAATGGCTTAATGCATGCTGATGAAGTGAAAACACAAAAAGGTGCTGGAAAAGGTGTACATGGTGAACACAGGGAATTACATATTACTCAAGTAAAAGAACCGAATGCGGGAACGAAGTTTGCATTAGCAGATTACTCGCATGAGAACCTTGAAGGAATCGTAACGTATGACGCAAAAAATGATAATACTTCTAGTAATGATACTCTTTATGTAGGGAATTCTGCAGCGTTTATCGGCGACTATGATCGAGCGCTGGTCGATGCACACTATAATTCTGAAAAGGTATATGAGTATTACCTAAATGAGCATGGGCGCAATTCCCTTGATGGGGAAGGAATGGCAATCATTTCTAGAGTTCACTATGGTAACAATTATAATAATGCCTCCTGGAATGGTCGTTGGATGACATATGGTGATGGTGACGGTGTATTCATGACTTCTCTATCAGCTGGTCTTGATGTGGCTGCCCACGAAATGACGCATGGTGTTATCTCTCACTCTGCTAATTTAGTGTATCGCAATCAATCTGGAGCGTTAAACGAATCCTTTGCAGACGTCTTTGGTGCTCTTGTTGATGATAGTGATTGGGAAATGGGTGAGGATATTATGGCACCGGCTGCTAAAGCTGAAGGTGTAACCGTATTGCGCAGCCTAAGTAATCCAAACAGTGTTGTCGTTAGCAACGAGCAAAGAAGGGCGTATAGCACAAATGGCGGAGTCTATCCAGACCATATGGACGAGTTTTATCATATGCCAACTTCTGTTGATGGTGGCGGTGTCCATGTTAACTCCTCGATTACAAACCATGCTGCCTACTTGATTGGCCAAGAAATCGGCAGGGAAAAATTAGGGCAGATCTACTATCGTGCTTTAACGGTCTATTTAACCTCTAATTCCGATTTCAGCGATGCCCGTCAGGCTATTGTTCATTCTGCTATTGATCTTTATGGTGAAGGCAGCGAGGAAGTGACTGCAGCGAATGCTGGATTTAATGCGGTGGGAATTCACTAA
- a CDS encoding energy-coupling factor transporter transmembrane component T, whose product MNHKILSYIHQESPIHRLTGAAKLIGFILWSLTAMITYDTRILVVMFILGIMIFLLSKVEFRYISFVFYIFLLFLFINNIAIFLFEPMHGVEMYHTKHEFLHIIGHYTLTAEQLFYQFNLTLKYLTIIPLALLFMVTTHPSEFAASLNKIGVNYRIAYAVALALRYIPDIQRDYQNISLAQQARGIDLSKKQKLTKKLRYASSILMPLIFSSLNRIETISAAIELRGFGSQKRRSWYHERPFTKTDYLAIMLNVLLFVFSMIITFLDGNRFYNPFR is encoded by the coding sequence ATGAATCATAAAATTCTTTCTTATATTCATCAAGAATCCCCGATTCATCGTCTTACTGGAGCTGCTAAACTGATAGGTTTTATTCTTTGGTCACTAACAGCAATGATAACCTATGATACTAGGATACTTGTTGTTATGTTTATATTAGGGATTATGATCTTTCTTTTATCGAAGGTCGAATTTCGTTATATTTCTTTTGTATTCTATATATTCTTATTATTTTTGTTTATAAACAATATTGCTATTTTTCTTTTTGAACCGATGCATGGTGTTGAAATGTATCATACGAAGCATGAGTTTCTTCACATAATTGGACATTATACTTTAACCGCTGAGCAGCTATTCTACCAATTTAATTTAACGCTTAAATATTTGACCATTATTCCGCTTGCCTTGTTGTTTATGGTCACGACACATCCCAGTGAATTTGCAGCTTCTCTTAATAAAATCGGAGTAAACTATCGAATTGCATATGCAGTAGCTCTTGCGCTGCGATATATTCCAGATATTCAGCGGGATTATCAGAACATCTCACTCGCTCAACAGGCACGAGGGATTGATTTATCAAAAAAACAAAAATTGACCAAAAAATTACGCTATGCATCATCCATTTTAATGCCGTTAATTTTTTCAAGCCTCAATCGGATTGAAACAATAAGTGCTGCAATAGAGCTTCGAGGCTTTGGCAGTCAAAAGAGAAGATCATGGTACCATGAGAGACCCTTTACAAAAACAGATTATTTAGCCATTATGCTTAATGTCCTTTTGTTTGTCTTTTCAATGATCATTACCTTTTTGGATGGAAATCGTTTTTATAATCCATTTAGGTAA
- a CDS encoding ABC transporter ATP-binding protein, whose amino-acid sequence MRKPVIEFTNFSFHYRAQSSPTLSGINLTIYEGEKILIIGPSGSGKSTLGHCLNGLVPFFYPGEISGSLMIFGKETKEESIFKLSSMVGTVLQDPDAQFIGLTAAEDIAFKLENQIVPQKELFESVKRVAEMVDMTEHLDSTPQDLSGGQKQRVTLAGSMIDNVNILLFDEPLANLDPATGKKAIELIDRIHKQTGKTTIIIEHRLEDVLHGEVDRIVIIDEGCILADLTPNELLSSNLLRDTGIREPLYLTALRYAGCTITPKLKPKSLKTLNIEVNKTKLHAWYETVGNAEKKPKNDVLLELKNIHFGYSKTKEIIKDVSFKINKGELLSLIGKNGAGKSTLAKLICGFYPPTAGEILYEGENLIEQSIKERGDHIGFVLQNPNQMISQNFIFDEVALGLKFRGVPNKDIEDKVFHALKICGLYELRNWPISALSFGQKKRVTIASVLVLGPKLILLDEPTAGQDYKHYNEIMEFLWNLNQQGITIIMITHDMHLMLEYTNRAIVISEGQKIKEDEPANILTDEDVIRLANLKESSLYQLAKKADFFDQRDFVKRFIHFDRRTRQL is encoded by the coding sequence ATGAGAAAACCAGTTATTGAATTTACTAATTTTAGTTTCCACTACCGGGCACAGTCCTCTCCAACACTAAGTGGTATTAATTTGACTATTTATGAAGGAGAAAAAATTCTAATTATAGGACCATCAGGGTCTGGAAAAAGTACATTAGGACATTGTTTAAATGGATTGGTTCCCTTTTTTTATCCTGGTGAAATTTCAGGGAGTTTAATGATTTTTGGAAAAGAAACAAAAGAGGAAAGTATTTTTAAACTATCTTCAATGGTTGGTACGGTGTTACAGGATCCTGATGCCCAATTCATCGGTTTAACCGCAGCAGAGGATATTGCGTTTAAACTTGAGAATCAAATTGTTCCACAAAAAGAGCTATTTGAATCAGTGAAACGAGTTGCAGAAATGGTGGATATGACAGAGCATTTGGATTCAACACCACAGGACCTTTCCGGAGGACAAAAGCAAAGGGTTACACTTGCAGGAAGTATGATTGATAATGTAAATATTCTTCTATTTGATGAACCCTTGGCAAATTTGGACCCAGCAACAGGGAAAAAGGCGATTGAACTTATCGACCGTATTCATAAGCAAACTGGAAAGACAACGATTATTATTGAGCATCGATTGGAAGATGTGCTGCATGGTGAGGTAGATCGTATTGTAATTATAGATGAGGGTTGCATATTAGCGGATTTGACACCTAATGAATTATTAAGCTCAAATCTGCTAAGAGATACGGGTATCCGTGAGCCGCTCTATCTAACAGCTTTGAGATATGCAGGATGTACTATCACTCCAAAGCTGAAGCCTAAAAGTTTAAAGACATTAAACATTGAAGTCAATAAAACGAAGCTTCATGCATGGTATGAGACCGTGGGAAATGCCGAGAAAAAACCAAAAAATGATGTTCTTTTAGAGCTAAAGAATATTCATTTCGGGTATTCAAAAACAAAAGAGATTATTAAAGATGTTTCATTCAAGATTAACAAAGGAGAATTATTATCTTTAATCGGTAAAAATGGAGCTGGAAAATCAACCCTTGCCAAGTTAATATGCGGTTTTTATCCTCCTACAGCAGGGGAAATCTTATATGAAGGTGAAAATCTTATAGAACAATCCATAAAAGAGCGGGGAGATCATATTGGCTTCGTACTGCAGAACCCAAATCAAATGATTTCTCAAAATTTCATATTTGATGAAGTAGCACTAGGATTAAAATTTCGTGGAGTACCAAATAAAGATATAGAAGATAAAGTATTTCATGCTTTAAAAATATGCGGGCTTTATGAATTAAGAAATTGGCCCATCTCAGCCTTAAGCTTCGGGCAGAAAAAGAGAGTGACGATTGCATCCGTATTAGTGCTAGGACCGAAATTAATTTTATTGGACGAGCCAACAGCCGGTCAGGACTATAAACACTATAACGAAATTATGGAGTTTCTGTGGAACTTAAATCAACAAGGAATCACCATTATCATGATTACCCACGATATGCATTTGATGCTCGAATATACAAACAGAGCCATTGTAATATCAGAGGGACAAAAGATAAAAGAAGACGAACCTGCCAACATCCTTACAGATGAAGACGTTATCCGTCTGGCTAATTTAAAAGAATCATCACTCTATCAATTAGCTAAAAAAGCAGATTTTTTTGACCAACGAGACTTTGTCAAACGCTTCATTCATTTTGATCGGAGGACCCGACAGCTATGA
- a CDS encoding ECF-type riboflavin transporter substrate-binding protein translates to MNSKVLSIKTVVAIGIGAAVFIILSRFGSIPTGIPNTNVETSYAFLALMSLLYGPVAGLLIGLIGHTIKDAVFYGAPWFSWIISSGVVGLLIGLAASRINLRDGEFGGKAIISFNIIQVITNSIAWFLIAPTLDILIYAEPANKVYIQGLVAGAANIVTVGVLGTLLAIAYAKTRPKKGSLTREL, encoded by the coding sequence ATGAATTCGAAAGTGCTATCGATTAAAACTGTTGTTGCAATCGGTATTGGTGCTGCGGTGTTTATAATTTTAAGTAGGTTTGGTTCGATTCCAACAGGCATACCAAATACAAACGTCGAAACATCTTATGCGTTCTTAGCCCTAATGTCATTACTTTACGGTCCTGTGGCTGGATTGCTGATTGGATTAATTGGTCATACGATTAAGGACGCTGTTTTTTATGGAGCACCCTGGTTTAGCTGGATTATCTCCTCAGGAGTCGTAGGATTATTAATAGGATTAGCAGCATCACGGATCAACCTTCGGGATGGGGAATTTGGTGGAAAAGCTATTATTTCTTTTAATATCATTCAAGTTATTACTAACTCAATTGCATGGTTTTTAATTGCTCCTACTTTAGATATCCTAATATATGCAGAACCAGCCAATAAAGTATACATCCAAGGCCTTGTAGCGGGTGCGGCTAATATAGTAACCGTTGGTGTTTTAGGAACGTTGCTAGCAATAGCATATGCCAAAACGCGTCCTAAAAAAGGCAGCTTGACTCGAGAATTGTAA
- a CDS encoding CBO0543 family protein, translating to MERIILWALLLVGITLLIFSLRKPFIKDWILIFLLNAYLSTLIGVLVVEENMLEYPIRFLDNYFTSSLLYEYLLFPVVCIYLYQKTYHSSFKGIFLYCLLFTTALTVIEVLFERYTDLIEYHTWTWMHTFISTFILMFFIRSIMQLINQKVS from the coding sequence ATGGAAAGAATCATTTTGTGGGCATTGTTACTAGTTGGAATTACCCTATTAATATTCAGTTTAAGAAAGCCCTTCATCAAAGACTGGATTTTAATTTTTTTATTGAATGCTTATCTTTCAACGTTAATTGGCGTTCTTGTTGTAGAAGAAAACATGCTTGAATATCCAATAAGGTTTTTAGATAACTATTTCACTTCGAGCCTTCTGTATGAATATCTTCTCTTTCCCGTTGTTTGTATTTACTTATATCAAAAAACGTATCACTCTAGCTTTAAAGGCATTTTTCTATATTGTTTATTGTTCACCACTGCTTTAACAGTCATTGAGGTTCTATTTGAAAGATATACCGATTTAATTGAATACCATACATGGACATGGATGCATACATTTATTAGCACCTTTATTCTAATGTTTTTTATCCGCAGTATTATGCAATTAATAAATCAAAAGGTAAGTTAA
- a CDS encoding DUF1002 domain-containing protein: MKRRILAIMLAITILLSIPSISFADAVEGDVIVSLGENLTEQQKNDMLAELEVPENAQMITVSNKEEHDYLGEFIPKSQIGSRAISSASITMGAKDSGLEVQTNHITWVTDEMYINALTTAGVKDATIQISAPFEVSGTAALTGIMKAYEATTNKEIPEEIKKMANEEMVKTAQLGDSIGADNAASLMGKVKDEIAKNEPKTEADLRALIEQVAAELGITLTDAELDMLVDFFNQLKAMDIDWNQVKEQLSVTAEKVSTFLQSEEGQSFLQKLQDFLNRSLDTIRELTA; the protein is encoded by the coding sequence ATGAAACGAAGAATACTTGCAATAATGCTTGCGATAACAATACTTCTCTCTATTCCTTCTATAAGCTTTGCAGATGCAGTAGAAGGAGATGTCATTGTTTCATTAGGAGAAAACCTTACCGAACAGCAAAAAAATGATATGTTAGCAGAGTTAGAGGTACCGGAAAACGCACAAATGATTACGGTGTCCAATAAAGAAGAGCATGATTATTTAGGGGAGTTTATTCCTAAGTCACAAATTGGTTCCCGTGCGATTTCATCAGCGAGTATTACGATGGGTGCGAAGGATTCTGGGTTAGAGGTTCAGACAAACCATATTACATGGGTTACGGATGAAATGTATATCAATGCCTTGACTACAGCCGGTGTAAAGGATGCAACCATACAGATTTCTGCTCCGTTTGAAGTATCAGGTACAGCTGCTTTGACAGGAATTATGAAAGCTTATGAGGCGACAACGAATAAAGAAATTCCGGAAGAAATCAAAAAAATGGCAAATGAAGAAATGGTGAAAACGGCACAGCTTGGTGACTCGATTGGAGCGGACAATGCTGCTTCTCTCATGGGAAAAGTCAAGGATGAAATCGCCAAGAATGAACCGAAAACAGAAGCTGACTTGCGTGCGTTAATTGAACAGGTGGCCGCAGAGCTTGGGATTACATTAACAGATGCAGAGTTAGATATGTTAGTAGACTTCTTCAACCAACTGAAGGCAATGGATATTGATTGGAATCAAGTAAAAGAACAGTTAAGTGTGACCGCAGAAAAAGTCTCGACATTTTTGCAATCGGAAGAGGGGCAGTCATTCCTACAGAAGTTGCAAGATTTCTTAAATCGCTCGCTTGATACGATTCGTGAACTCACTGCTTAA
- a CDS encoding S8 family peptidase has protein sequence MKQRLHLFPYQVNAVVEMVSEVPKGIELISAPKIWEKSKGKGITVAILDTGCDVTHPDLSERIIGGRNFTDDDNGNLDVYTDYNGHGTHVAGTIAATQNNNGVIGVAPEASLLILKVLDKNGSGQYDWIINGINYAVEQKVDIISMSLGGPQDVPELHQAIQNAVDNQILVVCAAGNEGDGQDSSDEFSFPGSYNEVISVGAINLERRSSEFSNSNNEVDLVAPGEEILSTYLNGSYAKLTGTSMATPHISGALALIKDVANNDFERNLTEPELYAQLIKRTVPLGNSPKLEGNGLLYLTVEDYLSNVFNEKLSAQV, from the coding sequence ATGAAGCAAAGATTACATTTATTTCCGTATCAAGTGAATGCAGTGGTTGAAATGGTGTCTGAGGTGCCAAAAGGTATTGAACTTATTTCGGCTCCAAAAATTTGGGAGAAATCGAAGGGTAAGGGAATCACGGTTGCGATATTGGACACAGGCTGCGATGTTACCCATCCTGATTTAAGTGAGCGGATTATCGGCGGACGGAATTTCACGGATGATGATAATGGAAATCTTGATGTATACACTGACTATAATGGTCATGGAACTCATGTGGCTGGCACAATAGCTGCCACCCAAAACAATAACGGAGTAATTGGTGTTGCACCAGAAGCAAGTTTATTGATTTTAAAGGTGCTTGATAAAAATGGATCAGGACAATACGACTGGATTATTAATGGAATTAACTATGCAGTTGAACAAAAGGTGGATATCATCTCCATGAGCCTCGGTGGTCCACAAGATGTACCTGAGTTGCATCAGGCGATTCAAAACGCCGTTGATAATCAAATACTGGTCGTTTGTGCTGCTGGTAATGAGGGAGATGGACAGGATTCTTCAGATGAATTCTCCTTTCCTGGCAGTTATAATGAAGTCATCAGTGTCGGAGCGATTAATCTAGAGCGCCGTTCTTCTGAATTTTCAAATTCGAATAATGAAGTCGACTTAGTAGCTCCGGGTGAGGAAATCCTTTCAACGTATTTAAACGGATCTTATGCAAAACTAACTGGAACTTCTATGGCAACACCGCATATATCCGGTGCACTTGCCCTTATAAAAGATGTGGCTAACAATGACTTTGAGCGAAATCTGACAGAGCCTGAGCTATATGCACAATTAATAAAGAGAACGGTTCCTCTAGGAAACTCACCAAAACTCGAAGGCAACGGATTGCTGTACTTAACAGTAGAGGACTACTTATCGAATGTGTTCAACGAAAAATTATCTGCCCAAGTGTAA
- a CDS encoding carbon starvation CstA family protein: MKALKSIVIWGLIAALGAAGFAVMALNSGESINAIWLLTAAVCVYAISYRFYSKFIANKVFQLDDKRKTPAEIHNDGKDYVPTNKWVLFGHHFAAIAGAGPLVGPILAAQMGYLPGTLWIVVGVVLAGAVQDFIILFGSMRRNGKSLGEMIKDEMGRVTGLISMIGILGIMVILLAVLALVVVKALVGSPWGMFTIAATIPIAIFMGIYMRYIRPGRVGEASLIGIVLLLLSLIFGQTVAENPTLAAMFTFKGETIAIMMIIYGFVASVLPVWLLLAPRDYLSTFLKVGTIIGLAIGIIIVAPNLEMPGVTKFIDGTGPVFAGNLFPFLFITIACGSVSGFHALVSSGTTPKMIERESHARPIGYGAMLTESFVAVMAMIAACVLTPGIYFAINSPPALIGTDVVQAATTVSSWGFTITPDDLKTLATDVGEQTILSRTGGAPTLAIGMAVIFSNVIGGKALMAFWYHFAILFEALFILTTIDAGTRVGRFMIQDLIGTAYKPFAKTDALIPNIIATALCVLFWGYFLYQGVIDPLGGINTLWPLFGIANQMLAAIALLLGTTVLYKMGKKAYVWVTLLPTTWLLIVTLTAGWQKLFHENPKIGFLAHAKIFKEAYNDGKVLAPAASPAQMKQVLINDYVDATLCAIFMAVVIVVLISAIKIWFKIIKNHKLPLHETPPVPRDGGDLKNYA; encoded by the coding sequence TTGAAAGCGCTTAAATCAATTGTTATCTGGGGATTAATTGCAGCACTTGGAGCAGCAGGTTTTGCAGTAATGGCCTTAAATAGCGGCGAGAGCATTAATGCAATTTGGCTCTTGACTGCAGCTGTTTGTGTTTATGCAATTTCCTACCGTTTTTACAGCAAGTTTATTGCGAATAAGGTGTTCCAGCTTGATGACAAACGTAAAACACCTGCAGAAATACATAACGATGGGAAAGACTATGTTCCGACAAATAAATGGGTGTTATTTGGACATCACTTTGCTGCCATTGCCGGTGCTGGACCATTAGTCGGTCCAATTCTAGCTGCGCAAATGGGTTATTTACCTGGAACACTGTGGATTGTGGTCGGTGTTGTTTTAGCTGGGGCTGTTCAGGACTTTATTATTCTTTTCGGCTCTATGCGCCGAAATGGTAAGTCACTCGGTGAAATGATTAAGGACGAAATGGGACGTGTTACAGGTCTTATTTCCATGATTGGTATTTTAGGTATTATGGTTATTTTATTAGCTGTTTTAGCATTGGTAGTTGTAAAAGCCTTAGTGGGAAGTCCATGGGGAATGTTTACCATCGCCGCTACCATTCCAATTGCTATTTTTATGGGAATTTACATGCGTTATATTCGTCCCGGGCGTGTTGGAGAAGCTTCCCTCATAGGAATTGTATTATTACTTCTTTCACTAATCTTCGGACAAACAGTTGCGGAAAATCCAACGTTAGCAGCGATGTTTACCTTTAAAGGTGAAACGATAGCTATCATGATGATTATTTATGGCTTTGTTGCATCTGTCTTACCTGTTTGGCTTCTTCTTGCACCACGTGATTATTTGAGTACGTTTTTAAAGGTAGGGACTATCATTGGACTAGCAATAGGAATCATTATTGTTGCACCGAATCTTGAAATGCCTGGTGTTACAAAATTCATAGATGGTACAGGCCCAGTCTTTGCAGGAAATCTCTTCCCATTCTTATTTATTACAATTGCCTGTGGTTCTGTTTCGGGGTTCCATGCTTTGGTTTCCTCGGGTACAACACCTAAAATGATTGAACGTGAGTCACACGCCCGTCCAATCGGTTACGGAGCAATGCTTACAGAATCTTTTGTTGCGGTCATGGCAATGATTGCTGCCTGTGTATTGACACCTGGTATTTATTTTGCCATTAACAGTCCACCTGCCTTAATTGGTACGGATGTTGTCCAAGCTGCCACTACCGTTTCCAGCTGGGGCTTTACCATAACACCTGATGATTTAAAAACACTCGCAACCGACGTTGGGGAGCAAACCATTCTTTCAAGAACTGGCGGTGCACCGACTCTTGCAATTGGTATGGCTGTAATATTTTCAAATGTAATTGGCGGTAAGGCGCTAATGGCATTTTGGTACCATTTTGCTATCCTATTTGAAGCACTGTTTATTTTAACTACGATTGATGCAGGAACACGTGTTGGACGTTTTATGATTCAGGATCTTATCGGTACTGCTTATAAGCCATTTGCTAAAACGGATGCTTTAATTCCAAATATTATTGCAACGGCGCTATGTGTACTGTTTTGGGGTTACTTTTTATATCAAGGTGTTATTGACCCGCTTGGAGGAATTAATACACTATGGCCTCTCTTCGGTATTGCTAACCAAATGCTGGCCGCTATTGCCCTGCTGCTTGGTACGACGGTTCTCTATAAAATGGGCAAAAAAGCATATGTTTGGGTAACACTTCTTCCGACAACATGGCTGCTAATTGTCACTTTAACTGCAGGCTGGCAAAAACTATTCCATGAAAACCCAAAAATCGGCTTCCTAGCACATGCTAAGATTTTTAAAGAGGCATATAATGATGGAAAAGTGCTGGCACCTGCAGCGTCACCTGCACAAATGAAACAAGTTCTGATAAATGATTATGTTGATGCCACGCTATGTGCGATTTTTATGGCGGTTGTCATCGTAGTATTAATTTCTGCGATTAAGATTTGGTTTAAAATTATTAAAAATCACAAATTACCATTGCATGAGACTCCGCCTGTACCTCGCGACGGAGGGGATTTGAAAAATTATGCTTAA
- a CDS encoding YbdD/YjiX family protein, with amino-acid sequence MLNKFKEILSYRKQFLSLLVGVPSYETYVEHMKKHHPCDSVKSRKEFFCEAQEARYNAKGGKVSRCC; translated from the coding sequence ATGCTTAATAAATTCAAGGAAATCCTTTCATACAGAAAGCAATTCCTCAGTCTTCTTGTCGGCGTCCCAAGTTACGAAACATACGTCGAGCATATGAAAAAGCATCATCCCTGCGATTCTGTAAAATCAAGAAAAGAATTTTTCTGTGAAGCACAGGAAGCCCGTTACAACGCAAAAGGCGGTAAAGTCTCAAGATGCTGTTAA